GTCGGAGCGATATCGAGTTGCTCCGCGATGGATTCGTGTGTCGCTTCTCGGGGCAGTTCATAATATCCAACGTCCAAGGCCGTCTCGAGTACTTCTCGTTGCCGAGCCGTGAGCAGTCGCGTCAACGCGTGCTGATCCGGTGAGTATGAACCGGTTTCGAGCACTTCGATCTCGAACGGGGCGTCGTCAGTCAACGAGTCGAATAGATCCTGTAAGTCGAGTTCATCACCGAGATATGTGATTCGGAGCGACCCGTCGGCGTTGATCTGGATCGGCGTGTCAACGACGATTCCCGGCCTGTCGCCCCGTCGCATCAGTTCCGCTGTCGGCGGTGACAGCTCGAATTGGGTCACTGCCATCCACCGCTCTGTTCCGGAAACTAGGAACTCTTTGACGTACGGTGATGCCTGCATAACCTCAATGTAGCTCGACTGGTCACCGCTTCCCTCAGCGAGCATCAGAACGGTGTCATCATCGAGAAGTTCGACGTGGTGGATCGCTTCTCGGGCGAACGATGTCGCCTCTCCGAGCGCTTCACCGAGCGGATGCAACGGGCCTGTTCCGGCCGCTTCGGCGCGAACTGTGAGATACCGCATTGGTCTCTTCCACGTATCGAATAAATAAAGAACTGTGTATACAGGGCAGTAACCCTTGTCCTCTGACTCACCTAGCGTGAGATATGGGACGACGTGATGAGGACCCGCCGATCGCCATCGTCGGCGGTGGTATCTGTGGACTGACAACGGCGCTGGCACTCGAACAGCGAGGCTTCACTGTCGATGTGTATGAGGCTACAGCGGAGTACCAACCAGTCGGTGCAGGGATTCTCCTCCAAACGAACGCGTTGGTTGCCCTCGAAACGCTCGGCCTCGCCGATGAGATATGTGACGCGGGGAGATCGCTCTCTGACGTCCAAATCCGCTCACCAACCGGCCGGGTGTTGCAAACGTTCGACCTCGATGCCGAACAGAACGCGTTCGGCCATCGTTACGTTGCGATCCATCGAGCGAAGTTACTCAAAATTCTCCGTCAAAACCTCACATCACCGATACACAACGGGAAGCGGTGTACGCAGGTATCAGACCCACACAGACCAACGGTTCACTTCGACGATGGAACACACATCGATCCAGGCATTGTTATCGGTGCTGACGGGATCAATTCAACCGTACGTGACGCAATCACAACAGTATCGAAACGGTCCATAGATACGACTGTTTTTAGGGCAGTCACATCGGTCTCACTGCCCAAACAACATCAAGCAACTGGATTCGAGGTATGGGGGAACGGTACATACACTGGAGGGGCTCCGATCGGAGACAGTCGGTTCTATTGGTTTGCGACGGCCCCAACAGAGCTCGCAGAAACAGCATCTGCCACCGACCTCCAAGCGTCTTTCGCAGATTATCCCGAGCCAATCCCAGCAATCATCGATGCACTGACTAACGACGAGGTCATCACAACTGGATTAAGCGACCTTCCAGCGGTACCCCGGTGGCACTGTGGATCAACGGTACTCGCCGGCGATGCCGTACACGGAATGTTGCCGTTCGCCGGCCAAGGTGCCGCACAGTCGATAGAAGATGCAGTCACGCTCGCAGCTACGCTTGACTCACACACGAGAGTCACTGACGCGTTTGCAAACTACGAATCAAGACGAGCCAACCGGGCAGACCGAGTCCGTGCCGAATCGCACCGCCTCGGGCGCTTGGGAACGATGCAGTCCTCACTGGCCTGTCGCCTACGGAATACAGCAGTTTCGATACTACCAGAGGCAGTATTCAAACGATTCCGCCATCGTCGAGTCGCCGATGCATCAGTTCCACCGGTTGCGCAGGTGCATACGAGACCGCACAACGATCGAACAGGAGGTAAACCATCGTTATGACGAGCGTGATCCTCCCAACGCGGAATTGGACGCTAACGGTCGAAGACACCGCGGATGTAATTGATGATCCGAGCGAGCTCATCATCGTCTGCGACGGGGCAGACGATCCCGTCATCAATGCGGCCCCCAACTGGAAGACAGTGGGTCCAGCGGGTGAGCCGGATGGGTGCTCAGAGGGCGCCCACGCGCTCGCAACCGGGATAGAGGTGGCCACTGACGACATTATCGTTTGGACGTGCGATGACGTTAATCGGGATACGACATGGCTTGATCGACTTCCAACCCACGCACGAACGCACGCAGTCGCTCAGACAGCGCAAAAGCCGATTTTTACCCCCAGACAGAATACAACATTCCGATTCAGCATTTCATAGACAACGTATGCCCTCCAATAACCGCAGAGAATTCCTTGCAACGGTCAGTACCGGATTCGCAGTAAGCCTGACTGGGTGTGCCAGTCAGGTATCCCGCCCGGCAACCACATCACAGTCTCGAACCGACACAACAGCCAACAACAGCGAGACAGCCACGAATTCCACGTTGGCTCTCCCGTCAGTCGTCACCCACGACGACTTCCCAGATGGTGAGGTCACCCTCAAACCGGACGGGAAAATCGTACTGTTGAACTTCTTTGCGACGTGGTGTCGCCCGTGTCAGGAAGAAATGCCGGATTTCCGAAAATTGCGGGAAGCGTACGATACTGAGACACTTCATATGGTATCAATCACACCGGAAGTGGATGAGACCCTCATCAGGCAGTTTTGGGACGAGTACGAAGGCACGTGGCCAGTCGTGAACGATCCGGGGTTAGTTGCCACTGACCGATGGAACGCGAATAGCTATCCGACGAACCTCGTATTCGACAGTGATGGAACCCCTGCAACAGGTGAGGAACCAGCAGTCAGCGCACGAACGTTCGAGGAGTTCAAGTCCGTAATTGAGCCGTTACTGGAGGCGTGAGAATGGCTGCACTTGCGCTTTCGGCCCTCTTTGGGCTCGCGTTTTCCGCTGGAGCAGCGACCTTCTTCGCTCCGTGTGCCTTTCCGCTACTCCCCGGATACCTCTCGTATTTTCTGAGTGATACTGTATCCACTGTCGATGCTGGATCCCCACCTTCGGCAACAGGGACAGGTACAGTCGTCGCACGGATCCGCCGCCCACTCACTCGTGCAGTGCTCCTGAGTGCCTTCGCTGGGGCCGGGATGACAGTCGTGTACGGGAGCCTCGCAGGCACAACAGTGTTTCTCGGTGCACAAGCGCTGGCTGAGATCGCACTGATGGAACTCATCGTTGGCAGTTTCTTCGTTGTCGCCGGGAGCCTGATGATGGTTGGCTGGAAGCCGTCCAAGTCGATTGTCCGCCTTCCAGAGCGAAAACGGTCACTCAGCGGATTCTTCGTCTTCGGTGCGCTGTACGCGGGTGCTGCAGCAGGGTGTACTGCGCCGTTGTTCGTCGCCATTATTCTTCAGGGGATGTCTGCTGGTCCGATTCTCGGTGTCTCGCTTGCATTCACCTATGCGATCGGAATGGGTACCGTGCTTGCCGTATTCACGTGCGTAACGGCCCTCGGTGGCTCGTCGATCACGGCCACGCTTAGGTCTCACACCCGCACAATCTATCGGATTGCCGGCGGGCTTCTCGTCTGTTCTGGTGCCGCAGAGATCTATTATTACTTCTACGGCTTTCCGGGGGTGCTGCCCCAGTGAAACGAGTTACACAGTTCGCGGCAGTCTGTGTCGTCTGTCTGTTGCTCACAGCAGGATGTACTGCACCAACAAACGTTCCACCGTCATCTCCCGAATTGACGGAGGATGATGTAACGGATACGAGCGCGTTGATCCAAGCGCATACTGACACACTTCGATCGCAACCATTCACTGTCCGGTCCACGACAACAATTCGAGATACGAACAACACGTTCACCGCTACGATCAATCGGTCGTGGCGCGTTGATCCGCGACAGTCCGTGCGGGCGCTCGCAATCCGGACCCCAACAGCCACCGGCGATGCTCCGAGAAGCTATCAGCAGGCTCCAGAACGGATCTCAGCGTGGCGGCACGGAAACGAGACGACCGTTCGTATCGAATCAGATACGGGGGTCCAAGTCCGGCAAGTACAGTTACTCAACACCTCGGTCAGACTCAACAGGGTGCTCCATCGGCAACTCATCTACAGGTACAGCACTCGGCAGAACACAACAGTCGAGACGCTCACCCGAAACGGGACCCAATTCTACCGGATGATGGCGAATTTGAACGACACGCACGTCTCTTCAAATGCATCGATGACACTACTTGTGAACCAGCGGGGATACGTCCAGCAGATCAAGACGAGACAAACCGTCGCGTACCGCTCTGGGCCACGGGTAATCACGGAAACAGTCCGATTCAGCCGCGTCGATAACACCAGAGTGGAACCACCGTCGTGGGTTGAGACTGGTGCCTAATCTCCCCTCAGCCCGCTTGACGAATCGCGTGGAGTGTCTCTGTAACAGTCGCATAGACGTCAGTCCCTACCCGGTGTGGAACCTCTCAATTCAAAGCAAGCCAGATATTGAAAAACAGCTGGGCAGCACTGAAGTACAGCATCCGCACGGACCGATCTGAAGACAGACATCGGCCCATAAAATCGTGTTTTAAGCACCGGAGATGAGCCGTGTGGAAGCGCTCGAGCGGGAAGTAGCAACGATAGCGAATACGTGCCTATTTAATGTGACCGGGCATCCCGCGATGACCGTCCCGTGCGGTAAGCCAGAAGGGCTGCCGGTAGGACTGATGCTTGTCGGAAATCACTTCGATGAGACAACGTTGTTCACGCTTGCTGCTGCCATCGAGGACACACTCGATTACGTGTAGTCGATATCATCTCTGGGGTCGAACTGCGAGACAGCTCACACCTGTCGTTCGCTGATCTCCGCCGCGATGCGATCGCCGGGGTCACGGAGTTCGCCGGATTCGACCCCGTAGACGTACCCGGAGATGGTGACATCGTCTGGGACGAACGCCGACTGACGGAGGAACTCCACCTGGGCAGTGCAGGCTGCATCGATGTCGTCGGTCATCTTCACCCAGTCGATCAGATCGGCATCGCCGATCGTGAGTTCGGGGAGCGACGGGTCAAGGTCTACGGTTTCGAGGTCACCGACCTGGGCTTCGAGTCCCTCACGGACCGCTGTATCGGGTGCGCTCATCATCCCACAGTCCGTGTGGTTGATGACGATGATTTCGTCGGTATCGAAGAAGTTCGTCGTCAGAGCAGCCGATCGAATAACGTCGTCTGTGACCTTCCCACCGGCGTTCCGGTAGATCTGTGCATCGCCCAGTTCCAGTCCGAGGACCTCTTCGACGGGAATGCGCTCGTCCATACAGGCGATGACGAGGAGCTTCTTGTTTGTGGGGACATCTTTGCGTCGGCGACGAGCCCAGTCGGAGCGATCGGTGACCGTCTCATCGACGTGCTCGTGGTGATGTTCGTGTGAATGTGACATCAGTTCACGTACGCCCTGGACTGGCAGAGTCGTTCGGGTAGTGAACAGCGTTGCCGTGGTCTATGACGGTACAGACCCGTGAGAAGATCGCTCGGGCATCTGATTCCAACACCCGAGTCAGGCAGGGTTACTGGGACTCTTCGCCTGCCTGCTCATCGTACTCGGGTGGCGTGATGATCATCCGAGGAACAACGCCATTGAATGAGTTGCCAACGAGATCGCCGAGCGGCGAGATTACCTGGTGGAGGATCCCAGATTCCAAGTGTTGCATAAATTCTCGATCGACATCCCGGTAGGAACCGTTGTTCCACTCCTCGTAGTGTGGTGAAAACTCATCGGGCTCGCCGGGGATGAAGATCTGTGTCAGTGCGTGGATGTGGCCAAATTCGTCGGCGTCATCTGGATCAGAGATCTGCCACGGGGCGTCACCGTCCCGATACAGATCAAGTTCCAACTCCGCTTCACACGTCAGGCCAGCCGGATCCTCGCACAACTCGGGGTTCTGCACTGTAAACTGGCTTGAAACCTGTCCGTGAACGGTATGTCCGACTTCCGGAGTGATGTCAATGTCTACGGACTCGACGTAGTACTCCGGAAGCTCTAGGTCAGGGATCATTGAGTTGGCGAGTCTCGCGCACGCCTGTGAGTAGCTGGTTGACGCCGGTGATAGGATTCAACAACTGGTTCTTCGCCAGTCTCTTTGTCTTGGTAGTTGTCCACTGGTTCGAACTGATCGCGCTGGCCATCGAAGGAATCGACAGAGCCGAGCGATTCCAGGAGATGGTGTACGAACCGCGAGCCAAACTCACTGACGGTATAGTACGAGTCATAGGGCCCGTCATCACCAACTGCAGTGCGCTTTCGCACGAGCCCTGCAACCGTGAGTGCGTCGAGGGCATTCGTCGTTTGGGAGGACGTGAGGTCAAGACGCTGTTTGAGCTCAGTAAAGGACTGTGGCCCTTCCTCAAGTAGGGTTGCAATGACGGCTTTCCCGTGTTTCTGGCTCAATGCATCAATGGCTTGCCGAATCTCCAGCGGGAAGAGTTCCTCCCGCTGCGTGGCTAGATCGTTGGACATAGTGTCGTCTCTTTCGTCTTCCCCCAGCCGTTTCGTTCGAACCCCTGGTACCCAGATACGGCTGTTAATCCGGGCTCTCTTGTTGTCTTCAGTACAGTATTCTGTACCCGTTAGTATTAATCTTTGTACTAACCAGTGTGGCACTGTTCAGATAAGGTCGAAAAGTGAGGCGGGCGTAGTTTCTTGGTGCCTATGCCAGAAACCAGCCGCCTCACCGAACCTAGCGACTTCCCCGAGTTAGGATTTGTGGAGCGAGAAGCGACACCCGAGTCAGCGATGAAGCTCGGTATCCAACTGCATTTAGCGGGATTGTCGCTGGCGGATACCGTCTCAGTCCTCGCTGGCCTGGGTGTCGAGCGATGTCGTTCCACCGTTCACAACTGGATTCAGAAGGCCGATCTACAGCCCACAGAGGGACAAAATCCGAATTACGTCGCGGTTGACGAGACCGTAATTCGAGTAAATGACCAGCGCTACTGGCTGTTTGCGGCGGTCGATCCCGACACGAACCGCCTGCTGCACGTGCGACTGTTCCCGACCAGAACTTCCGCGCTAACCGAGATGTTCCTCGCAGAACTCTGCGAGAAACATCTCGTTTCCGACGCGATATTCCTGATCGATAGCGCACCCTGGCTGCAGGCGGCCTGCCATCGCCACTCGCTCCGATTCCAACACGTCACCCACGGGAATCGGAATGCCGTCGAACGCGTGTTCGAAGAGCTGAAACGCCGAACAGAGGCGTTTGCGAACCACTTCAGACATGCTGATCCGAACACTGCAGAAACGTGGCTGCAAGCGTTCGCCGTCTGTTTTAATCAGCTAATCTGAACAATGCCCGGTGCAGAAACGAACTCGCAGACAGACCACTCGACAAACACAAAGATTGAACAATCGGACAATCTGATGGAGGTTCCGAATACCGATTGATGGCTGAGAGATAGGTTCAGGACTGCCGATCGAACGGACACACCCCTCATTGCCGCTGTAAATAATCGCCGGAGAAGTGCCGGCTGTCCATTGTCCCACCAGAGAGTCGTTCGGATCGGGGCCTGGTGAAGTTAGCTGACGTGAAGACACACATCGGCGGTCGACCGACTAAGACAGACCCGCAGACACACCCCTCGTTGCCGCTGTAAACTGCTGTTAATATGGGGTATAGAATCTCAAACACATTTTGGCCAATATCTTCCTCTACCACGTTGCAGCTGCTTTCCCCTAGTTTTATATTGTATCGTGTTGTTTGCTACCGTACTGCAATTTGGCGTACCAAGACGGCAACGCGTTTGGCGTCGAAAACCCGAAATCAAGGTCTGCATATCAAGTTTCCCCTGTGGTGTTTTCTCCGTTTAGTTCGGTTGGGACCCCGATACAATAGTAGTTCCCTCATTTTCGATTGGAACCCCTGTCTATTGCGTCATTACAGCGGCAACACGGGGTGTGGGAGTGCGGGGCCACCTTCTCCTTTACAGCGGCACTCCGGGGTTGTGGATTCAGAAATCCTATGTTTAACGGTCGCTCACGGGAGTCTCTTCGATTTCCGTGAATCGAACCCAAATTACTGCTGCTGCTTACAGCGGCACTCCGGTGGACAAAATTGAAATAGAAGGGTTGTGAGGGTGCTGATATGAGTGAGTCCGAGTCATTCTTCGGTGATCCGGACCCGATTTTCGCTGACAAGGAACTCCTTCGGGTGAGCCACCTTCCGGAGGGTGACCGGATTATCGGGCGCGATCAGGAACTCCAGAAGCTTGCGAACGCGATCAAAGATGCCCAGCGTGGAGGCACCCCAAACAACGTCTTGATCTACGGCAAGACAGGGACCGGAAAGAGCCTCTGCTCGAAGTACATCACTCGCGATCTCACGCAGGCAGCCGCCGACAACGGGATCAAGGTCGGGGTCGCATACGTCGATTGTTTTCAGGAATCGACCGAGACACAGACCGTTCGGACGATTGCCCAAGCACTCAACGACCCCACTCAGACCGATATCACGGTCCCGCACACTGGCGTGAGTACCTCGGATTACTACCGCCGTCTCTGGGATATTCTCGATGCGCGACTCGATGTGGGGCTCGTCATTCTCGACGAGATCGACAAACTCGAGGACGATAACGTGTTGATGCAGCTGTCGCGGGCCGCTGAAGCCGGGAAGGTCACCGAAAGTACCCTCGGTGTCATTGGCATCAGTAACAAGATTCGATACAAGGACTCGCTGAACG
The Halobellus limi genome window above contains:
- a CDS encoding winged helix-turn-helix domain-containing protein; the encoded protein is MSNDLATQREELFPLEIRQAIDALSQKHGKAVIATLLEEGPQSFTELKQRLDLTSSQTTNALDALTVAGLVRKRTAVGDDGPYDSYYTVSEFGSRFVHHLLESLGSVDSFDGQRDQFEPVDNYQDKETGEEPVVESYHRRQPATHRRARDSPTQ
- a CDS encoding IS6 family transposase, giving the protein MPETSRLTEPSDFPELGFVEREATPESAMKLGIQLHLAGLSLADTVSVLAGLGVERCRSTVHNWIQKADLQPTEGQNPNYVAVDETVIRVNDQRYWLFAAVDPDTNRLLHVRLFPTRTSALTEMFLAELCEKHLVSDAIFLIDSAPWLQAACHRHSLRFQHVTHGNRNAVERVFEELKRRTEAFANHFRHADPNTAETWLQAFAVCFNQLI
- a CDS encoding TlpA family protein disulfide reductase; amino-acid sequence: MPSNNRREFLATVSTGFAVSLTGCASQVSRPATTSQSRTDTTANNSETATNSTLALPSVVTHDDFPDGEVTLKPDGKIVLLNFFATWCRPCQEEMPDFRKLREAYDTETLHMVSITPEVDETLIRQFWDEYEGTWPVVNDPGLVATDRWNANSYPTNLVFDSDGTPATGEEPAVSARTFEEFKSVIEPLLEA
- a CDS encoding amidase family protein yields the protein MEALEREVATIANTCLFNVTGHPAMTVPCGKPEGLPVGLMLVGNHFDETTLFTLAAAIEDTLDYV
- a CDS encoding cytochrome c biogenesis CcdA family protein, yielding MAALALSALFGLAFSAGAATFFAPCAFPLLPGYLSYFLSDTVSTVDAGSPPSATGTGTVVARIRRPLTRAVLLSAFAGAGMTVVYGSLAGTTVFLGAQALAEIALMELIVGSFFVVAGSLMMVGWKPSKSIVRLPERKRSLSGFFVFGALYAGAAAGCTAPLFVAIILQGMSAGPILGVSLAFTYAIGMGTVLAVFTCVTALGGSSITATLRSHTRTIYRIAGGLLVCSGAAEIYYYFYGFPGVLPQ
- a CDS encoding FAD-dependent monooxygenase, with translation MGRRDEDPPIAIVGGGICGLTTALALEQRGFTVDVYEATAEYQPVGAGILLQTNALVALETLGLADEICDAGRSLSDVQIRSPTGRVLQTFDLDAEQNAFGHRYVAIHRAKLLKILRQNLTSPIHNGKRCTQVSDPHRPTVHFDDGTHIDPGIVIGADGINSTVRDAITTVSKRSIDTTVFRAVTSVSLPKQHQATGFEVWGNGTYTGGAPIGDSRFYWFATAPTELAETASATDLQASFADYPEPIPAIIDALTNDEVITTGLSDLPAVPRWHCGSTVLAGDAVHGMLPFAGQGAAQSIEDAVTLAATLDSHTRVTDAFANYESRRANRADRVRAESHRLGRLGTMQSSLACRLRNTAVSILPEAVFKRFRHRRVADASVPPVAQVHTRPHNDRTGGKPSL
- a CDS encoding helix-turn-helix domain-containing protein, with protein sequence MRYLTVRAEAAGTGPLHPLGEALGEATSFAREAIHHVELLDDDTVLMLAEGSGDQSSYIEVMQASPYVKEFLVSGTERWMAVTQFELSPPTAELMRRGDRPGIVVDTPIQINADGSLRITYLGDELDLQDLFDSLTDDAPFEIEVLETGSYSPDQHALTRLLTARQREVLETALDVGYYELPREATHESIAEQLDIAPTTAGEHLRKIERRVFTAIVQ
- a CDS encoding beta-class carbonic anhydrase; protein product: MSHSHEHHHEHVDETVTDRSDWARRRRKDVPTNKKLLVIACMDERIPVEEVLGLELGDAQIYRNAGGKVTDDVIRSAALTTNFFDTDEIIVINHTDCGMMSAPDTAVREGLEAQVGDLETVDLDPSLPELTIGDADLIDWVKMTDDIDAACTAQVEFLRQSAFVPDDVTISGYVYGVESGELRDPGDRIAAEISERQV